One part of the Leptospira brenneri genome encodes these proteins:
- a CDS encoding YybH family protein, which yields MKLIKIFLLFPIIFLSSSHLIAEDPVHNELRKFKIELESAMEAKDISKILPFVHPNAVITFANAEAVRGPEGVAKYLKRMLDGPNKVVNKFGTKINVDELTILYGGGTVGISFGGSDDYFELTDGISFHSKSRWTATLVKEKGKWLIASAHVSMNLFDNPLLSAAKNSIYWIAGFTLIIGLFLGIGIGRFIFKKG from the coding sequence ATGAAACTTATCAAAATTTTCCTACTTTTTCCAATCATTTTTCTATCATCTTCGCATTTAATTGCAGAAGATCCTGTTCATAATGAATTGCGAAAGTTCAAAATAGAATTGGAATCAGCAATGGAGGCAAAAGATATTTCAAAAATTCTTCCTTTTGTTCATCCAAATGCGGTGATCACTTTCGCCAATGCGGAAGCCGTTCGAGGGCCTGAAGGAGTCGCCAAATACTTAAAACGAATGTTGGATGGTCCAAACAAAGTAGTAAACAAATTTGGAACTAAAATCAATGTGGATGAGTTAACTATTTTATATGGAGGAGGGACTGTAGGAATATCCTTTGGTGGCTCTGATGATTATTTTGAGTTAACTGATGGAATTTCATTTCATTCGAAGAGTAGATGGACTGCCACTCTGGTAAAAGAAAAAGGAAAGTGGCTAATAGCATCCGCTCATGTTTCTATGAATTTATTTGATAATCCTCTTTTATCAGCCGCTAAGAATTCTATTTATTGGATTGCAGGGTTTACCCTTATCATTGGTTTATTTTTAGGAATTGGTATCGGGAGATTCATTTTCAAAAAAGGTTAA
- a CDS encoding fatty acid desaturase family protein, with translation MRSTSLNHQTIICLVSLSFLLLTNYALLHEAAHGNYHKNPKLNAFGGRLAGFLFPISYTLVRVTHSKHHACNRTIYESFDLITKNDNRMIKYLQWYSILTGFFWPSAVLGNVLVALFPNARNWKVFKNRKSTMVMLEDLVPSDIPKIRWETTTYILIWSILFYSGLIHPTGIVILYFCFAINWSTRQYITHAYTQRKVVEGAFNLETSRWHELLLLNGNWDREHHEHPEFPWTLLPRLGKKRKTDISYLKQYWKMWLGPVHSKEPPPLPLPVERQF, from the coding sequence TTGAGATCTACATCCCTGAACCACCAAACAATTATATGTTTGGTTTCCCTCTCCTTTCTATTGTTAACTAATTACGCTCTTTTACACGAAGCGGCACATGGAAATTACCACAAAAATCCAAAACTCAATGCTTTCGGTGGTCGTCTTGCTGGCTTTTTATTCCCTATTTCCTATACTCTGGTCCGAGTAACCCATTCCAAACACCATGCCTGTAACAGAACTATTTATGAGTCCTTTGATTTGATCACAAAAAATGATAATCGAATGATCAAATACCTGCAATGGTACTCGATACTAACAGGTTTTTTTTGGCCTAGTGCTGTACTTGGGAATGTTTTGGTGGCTTTATTCCCCAATGCTCGAAATTGGAAAGTTTTTAAGAACCGTAAAAGCACTATGGTAATGTTAGAAGATCTAGTACCTTCTGATATTCCAAAAATTAGATGGGAGACTACAACCTACATATTGATTTGGAGTATTCTTTTTTACAGTGGGCTGATTCACCCAACGGGTATTGTCATCCTTTACTTTTGTTTTGCGATCAATTGGTCAACTAGGCAATACATCACTCACGCCTATACTCAAAGGAAGGTGGTAGAGGGTGCTTTTAATCTAGAGACATCAAGATGGCATGAATTACTTTTATTAAATGGGAATTGGGATAGAGAACATCATGAACATCCAGAGTTCCCCTGGACTCTTTTGCCAAGACTTGGGAAAAAAAGAAAAACAGATATATCATATTTGAAACAATATTGGAAGATGTGGTTAGGCCCTGTCCATTCTAAAGAACCGCCACCCCTTCCTCTCCCCGTAGAACGCCAGTTTTAA
- a CDS encoding phosphatase PAP2 family protein has protein sequence MKIPNRDECFYFFSHLFVLTILFCIFYGTTNYLASQRTDHLELYLNFEKNIPFFPSWILIYFSINLIFFLPLFYLHPMEMRLLSICFSLITIVASICFILLPARLGYLKPMSFSIFHSIYQFLYTIEYPHNLFPSLHVSYSALIFRFLFPKAKRKEKFLFIVWFILLVLSVLFTHQHHIFDIFSGLLLTYLVLKLAFYGERKGWRFFRMDRA, from the coding sequence ATGAAGATTCCGAACCGTGACGAATGTTTTTATTTCTTTTCGCATTTATTTGTACTCACAATTTTATTTTGTATTTTTTACGGGACTACAAATTATCTGGCATCTCAAAGAACTGATCATTTAGAATTGTATCTGAACTTTGAAAAAAATATTCCATTCTTTCCTTCTTGGATCTTAATATATTTTTCGATAAACTTAATTTTTTTTCTTCCTCTTTTCTATTTGCATCCGATGGAAATGCGCCTTCTTAGTATTTGTTTTTCTTTGATTACAATTGTTGCTTCTATTTGCTTTATTCTACTACCTGCACGTTTGGGATATCTTAAGCCTATGTCTTTTTCTATCTTTCATTCCATATACCAATTTCTGTATACAATAGAATATCCACATAATTTATTTCCTTCCTTACATGTATCTTATTCCGCTTTGATCTTTCGGTTTTTATTCCCTAAAGCAAAAAGAAAAGAGAAATTCTTATTCATCGTTTGGTTTATATTGTTGGTTCTTTCTGTACTTTTTACCCATCAACACCATATCTTCGATATCTTCAGTGGTCTTTTACTTACTTATCTGGTTTTAAAACTGGCGTTCTACGGGGAGAGGAAGGGGTGGCGGTTCTTTAGAATGGACAGGGCCTAA